The following proteins are co-located in the Verrucomicrobiia bacterium genome:
- a CDS encoding RNA polymerase subunit sigma-24 codes for MKIIRSIGWFLLVALATIVLSPKSAMAADHSNADRDVMEGAKLSADEAQQLEETLKHKPEDLSIRAKLLGYYSNRPQHSAWFDGIRKREVLWIIEHHPEARIAGMPYVQFDANSNPPAYQEGAALWKQQVSKRSNDPHVLRNAANYFLLHDPVVAEDLLKQGATLEPQNPEWPSALGHLYLLRVRSKTPEEAKRAIAAAFNQYERAYALTPEAYKSYLLKDLAKTAFDVGETNKARVYAEKMLQEANLQKKDWNRGNDIFFGNLILGRLALKAGDIERAKHFLIEAGKTPGSPQLDSFGPNMTLAKELLEKGQTEVVLEFFGLCAKFWRYQPRLSEWTAAVKQGAIPDFGANLDY; via the coding sequence ATGAAGATCATTCGCTCCATCGGCTGGTTTCTTCTGGTTGCGCTCGCCACAATTGTTCTATCCCCGAAAAGCGCAATGGCGGCAGACCACTCGAATGCAGACCGAGATGTCATGGAGGGTGCGAAGCTCTCGGCAGACGAGGCGCAGCAACTCGAAGAGACGCTCAAGCACAAGCCCGAGGATCTTTCCATTCGCGCGAAGCTACTTGGGTATTATTCCAACCGACCGCAACACTCCGCGTGGTTTGACGGCATTCGCAAACGAGAAGTGCTTTGGATTATCGAACACCACCCGGAAGCACGAATTGCCGGGATGCCATATGTGCAGTTCGACGCCAACTCCAATCCGCCGGCCTATCAAGAAGGCGCCGCGCTTTGGAAGCAGCAAGTTTCCAAACGCAGCAATGACCCGCACGTCTTGCGCAATGCGGCCAACTACTTCCTGTTGCATGATCCCGTAGTTGCCGAAGACCTACTGAAACAAGGCGCGACCCTCGAACCCCAGAACCCCGAATGGCCCAGTGCGCTGGGTCACCTCTATCTCCTCCGAGTTAGAAGCAAGACCCCGGAGGAGGCGAAGCGTGCCATTGCTGCCGCGTTCAATCAATACGAACGCGCCTACGCCCTAACTCCGGAAGCTTACAAATCCTATCTACTCAAAGACCTGGCCAAGACTGCCTTCGATGTCGGTGAAACCAATAAAGCGAGGGTATATGCCGAAAAGATGCTGCAGGAGGCGAATCTGCAGAAGAAGGACTGGAACCGCGGTAACGACATCTTTTTTGGCAACCTCATTCTTGGCCGCCTAGCGCTGAAGGCGGGAGATATCGAGCGGGCCAAACATTTCCTGATCGAGGCCGGCAAAACGCCCGGCTCGCCGCAACTCGATTCCTTCGGGCCGAACATGACGCTGGCCAAGGAATTGCTCGAGAAAGGCCAAACGGAAGTTGTGTTGGAATTCTTCGGCCTCTGCGCGAAGTTCTGGCGCTACCAACCGCGGCTGAGCGAGTGGACTGCCGCCGTCAAACAAGGCGCCATCCCCGATTTCGGCGCGAATCTCGATTACTGA
- the rdgC gene encoding recombination-associated protein RdgC, producing MSFESGSVATRLFYVVKGLPKDAVTRFNNHVAPSLKSLGSQSQQGWVGGRHLLDTPITDENAYYGGYLRLALVKAERKVPTSLLRAECMLEEVAYMQEEGKPFVDRKARSDIRKQVMSRLLPTMPPTLKGIPFIYDDRDRILYAGALSESQLDVFLIHFKATVGVDLIPIAAGTAAAKRRSINVADWSKTSFSPEVPDAEMEDTPGLDFLTWLWFASEARGGVFNTKQAGEFGIAIEGPLLFTRAGDGAHEISLRKGLPTVSAEAKTALLSGKKLRRAKLLLARADENWSCSFDAETFVFRGLKLPEPKEMLDPASRFQERVQKIADFRDLFFELFDLFLDDHSDVKKWSSTKKEIHQWSADRAMRR from the coding sequence ATGTCATTTGAAAGTGGTTCCGTTGCTACTCGCCTGTTTTATGTCGTCAAAGGGTTGCCGAAAGACGCGGTCACGCGTTTCAACAACCACGTCGCGCCGTCCTTGAAAAGCCTTGGTTCGCAGTCGCAGCAGGGCTGGGTCGGTGGTCGCCATCTCCTTGATACGCCGATCACCGACGAAAATGCCTACTACGGCGGTTACCTCCGCCTCGCCCTCGTGAAAGCCGAGCGTAAAGTCCCCACTTCCCTGCTTCGCGCGGAGTGCATGCTGGAGGAAGTCGCCTACATGCAGGAGGAGGGCAAACCGTTCGTCGACCGCAAAGCCCGCAGCGACATCCGCAAACAGGTCATGAGCCGTCTCCTGCCCACGATGCCGCCGACGCTGAAAGGCATCCCGTTCATCTATGACGACCGCGACCGCATCCTCTACGCCGGTGCGCTCTCGGAAAGCCAACTCGACGTCTTCCTCATCCATTTCAAGGCCACCGTCGGCGTCGACCTCATTCCCATCGCCGCCGGCACCGCGGCCGCGAAACGCCGCAGTATCAATGTCGCTGACTGGAGCAAAACCAGTTTCTCGCCCGAAGTGCCCGACGCCGAAATGGAAGATACGCCCGGTCTCGATTTCCTGACGTGGCTCTGGTTCGCTTCGGAAGCGCGGGGCGGTGTGTTCAACACCAAGCAAGCCGGGGAATTCGGCATCGCCATCGAAGGCCCCCTCCTCTTCACCCGCGCCGGCGACGGTGCCCACGAGATCTCCCTGCGCAAAGGCCTGCCCACCGTCAGCGCCGAGGCCAAGACCGCCCTGCTCAGCGGCAAGAAACTGCGCCGCGCCAAACTCCTCCTCGCCCGCGCCGACGAAAACTGGTCCTGTTCCTTCGACGCCGAGACGTTCGTGTTTCGTGGGTTGAAGTTACCGGAACCCAAGGAGATGCTGGACCCGGCCTCCCGTTTCCAAGAACGCGTCCAAAAAATAGCTGACTTCCGCGATCTCTTCTTCGAACTCTTCGACCTCTTCCTCGACGATCATAGCGATGTCAAAAAGTGGTCATCCACGAAGAAAGAAATCCACCAGTGGAGCGCCGACCGCGCCATGCGACGGTAG
- a CDS encoding PDZ domain-containing protein codes for MKRLTFLYALKHFWHSGRMIFQLRRSFVVVAVVSLFTIYAARTFAADAADPQRRAIDEAVARVKPSLVRIQVVATQYYQGRELKYEASGSGVIITKEGHVITNHHVAGHATRIVVILPSNEEVPAELVGTDALADISVVKLKPDDNREFTPVEFGNSDLLQVGESVLAMGSPLAMSQSVTLGIVSNVKMVMPQAFASSRFTLDGEDVGSLVRWIGHDADIYPGNSGGPLVNLKGQVVGINEISFGLSGAIPGKLAQSVARQLMEKGHVSRSWLGVEIQPLLKEDKDDRGVLIGSVVVDSPAAKAGFESGDVLVRLAGKDVLVRYAEEVPLLNQMVADLPIGQEIEAVVMRDGKEKTLKARTTEREPSQPKTFELKQWGITVRDISALAAREMKLKSRDGVIVTSVRPGGACNDAKPQINGSDVLVEINGAPVHNVAEMMEMTEKITAGKTKPVPTRLGFLRGPEQLLTVPKVGLKEIEDPGLEAQKAWLPVAAQAITRDLAEQLGSPGLNGVRVTQVYTNSAAEKAGLKVGDLILALDGETIAASQPGDEEILNTMVRQYKIGTTATLTVMRDADKLSVPVELVHSPKLEREMKKYRDEDFEFTVRDMTFFDKVHEDWAEGRPGAMVTEVKDGGWAAIGRLNNGDIITAVDGETVTDVTSLKGKMKRVAAEKPKSIVLRVERGIHTVFLELEPNWDGHKEIAKGNH; via the coding sequence ATGAAGCGGCTTACCTTTCTTTACGCCTTGAAACACTTCTGGCATAGTGGGCGGATGATTTTTCAACTCCGGCGGTCCTTCGTAGTTGTCGCAGTCGTTTCGCTCTTCACCATCTATGCAGCCAGAACATTTGCGGCGGATGCGGCGGATCCGCAGCGGCGGGCGATTGATGAGGCGGTGGCGCGGGTGAAGCCGTCGCTGGTGCGGATCCAGGTGGTGGCGACGCAGTATTACCAGGGGCGGGAGTTGAAGTATGAAGCGAGCGGGAGCGGGGTGATCATCACGAAGGAAGGCCATGTGATTACGAACCATCACGTGGCGGGGCATGCGACGCGGATCGTGGTGATCCTGCCGAGCAACGAGGAAGTGCCGGCGGAGTTGGTGGGGACGGACGCGCTGGCGGACATTTCAGTGGTGAAACTGAAGCCGGACGACAATCGGGAATTCACGCCGGTGGAGTTTGGGAATTCGGATTTGCTGCAGGTGGGCGAGTCGGTGCTGGCGATGGGCAGTCCGCTGGCGATGTCGCAGTCGGTGACGCTGGGGATCGTGAGCAACGTGAAGATGGTGATGCCGCAGGCGTTTGCTTCATCGCGATTTACGCTGGACGGGGAGGATGTGGGTTCGCTGGTGCGCTGGATCGGGCATGACGCGGACATTTATCCCGGCAACTCGGGCGGGCCGCTGGTGAACCTGAAAGGGCAGGTGGTCGGGATCAATGAAATCAGTTTCGGGTTGAGCGGGGCAATCCCCGGCAAGCTGGCGCAGTCGGTTGCGCGGCAGTTGATGGAGAAAGGGCACGTGAGCCGCAGTTGGCTGGGCGTGGAAATCCAGCCGTTGCTGAAAGAGGACAAGGATGATCGGGGCGTGTTGATCGGCAGCGTGGTGGTGGATTCGCCGGCGGCGAAAGCGGGCTTCGAGTCGGGTGATGTGCTGGTGCGGTTGGCGGGGAAGGATGTGCTGGTGCGGTACGCGGAGGAGGTGCCGCTATTGAACCAGATGGTGGCGGATTTGCCGATTGGGCAGGAGATCGAGGCGGTGGTGATGCGCGACGGCAAGGAGAAGACATTGAAGGCGCGGACGACGGAGCGCGAGCCGAGTCAGCCGAAGACTTTTGAATTGAAGCAGTGGGGCATCACCGTGCGGGATATTTCGGCGTTGGCGGCACGCGAGATGAAGCTGAAGAGCCGTGACGGGGTGATCGTGACGTCGGTGCGCCCCGGCGGTGCGTGCAATGATGCGAAGCCGCAGATCAACGGAAGCGATGTGCTGGTGGAGATCAACGGCGCGCCCGTGCACAACGTGGCGGAGATGATGGAAATGACCGAGAAGATCACCGCGGGCAAGACCAAGCCGGTGCCGACGCGTCTGGGGTTTTTGCGCGGGCCGGAGCAGTTGTTGACGGTGCCGAAGGTTGGCCTGAAAGAGATTGAAGATCCCGGGCTCGAGGCGCAGAAGGCCTGGCTGCCGGTCGCGGCGCAGGCGATCACGCGGGATTTGGCGGAGCAACTGGGCAGTCCGGGGTTGAACGGCGTGCGGGTGACGCAGGTTTACACGAACAGCGCGGCGGAGAAGGCGGGATTGAAGGTTGGCGATTTGATCCTGGCGCTCGACGGCGAAACCATTGCCGCTTCGCAACCCGGCGACGAAGAGATCCTGAACACGATGGTGCGGCAGTACAAGATCGGCACAACGGCGACGTTGACGGTGATGCGCGACGCGGACAAGCTGAGCGTGCCGGTGGAGTTGGTGCACTCGCCGAAACTCGAGCGCGAGATGAAGAAGTATCGCGATGAGGATTTTGAGTTTACGGTGCGGGACATGACATTTTTCGACAAGGTGCATGAGGATTGGGCGGAAGGACGGCCGGGCGCGATGGTCACGGAGGTCAAGGACGGGGGTTGGGCGGCGATTGGCCGGCTGAACAACGGGGACATCATCACGGCGGTCGATGGCGAGACGGTGACGGACGTGACGTCATTGAAGGGGAAAATGAAACGCGTGGCGGCGGAGAAGCCGAAGAGCATCGTGCTGCGGGTCGAGCGCGGGATTCACACGGTTTTTTTGGAATTGGAACCAAACTGGGACGGACACAAAGAGATCGCGAAAGGAAATCACTAG
- a CDS encoding serine protease, producing the protein MKKYFTLVLSMALAVFGGLTALPARADDAAKSGREILAKYQQAVVTVKLAIKQSISMGGRDQKSDSKTETTGTVIDPSGLTVVSLATTDPSSAMKDTYTRAMAARGADMSQFKFESELSDVKIVLTDGTEIPAEVVLRDKDLDLAYLRPSDKPAKPLPFVDLSHDAKAQILDEVITVNRLNQVANRVPAISIGRIEAIVDKPRTFYVLGQSMWGYALGSPVFSLDGRLVGILFLRSAKTQTDQSSGFMFSNLNVFGMMPIILPASDIVDGAKQALEAKSPAPEEKPATEEKAPPPSIKSK; encoded by the coding sequence ATGAAGAAATATTTCACGTTGGTTTTGTCCATGGCGCTCGCGGTGTTTGGCGGATTGACGGCGCTTCCCGCGCGGGCGGACGACGCCGCGAAATCCGGTCGTGAGATCCTGGCGAAATACCAGCAGGCCGTGGTCACTGTGAAATTGGCGATCAAACAGAGCATCTCGATGGGCGGTCGCGATCAGAAGTCGGACTCAAAAACCGAGACCACCGGCACGGTGATTGATCCTTCGGGTTTGACGGTCGTCTCGCTGGCGACCACCGATCCGAGCAGCGCCATGAAAGACACGTACACCCGGGCGATGGCCGCGCGCGGGGCCGATATGTCCCAGTTCAAGTTTGAAAGCGAGTTGAGCGATGTGAAGATTGTGCTCACGGACGGCACGGAAATTCCGGCGGAGGTCGTCTTGCGTGACAAGGACCTCGATTTGGCGTACCTGCGTCCGTCCGACAAGCCGGCGAAACCGCTGCCGTTTGTTGACCTCAGTCATGACGCGAAGGCGCAAATCCTGGACGAAGTGATCACCGTGAATCGCCTGAACCAGGTGGCGAACCGCGTACCCGCGATTTCGATCGGGCGCATTGAGGCCATCGTCGACAAGCCCCGAACTTTCTATGTGCTGGGTCAATCCATGTGGGGTTACGCGCTCGGCTCGCCGGTGTTCTCACTCGATGGCAGACTCGTTGGCATTCTATTTTTGCGCAGCGCCAAAACGCAGACCGACCAATCGAGTGGCTTCATGTTTAGCAACCTGAACGTATTTGGGATGATGCCAATTATTCTGCCGGCTTCCGACATCGTGGATGGCGCCAAGCAGGCGTTGGAGGCCAAGAGCCCGGCGCCCGAGGAAAAGCCGGCGACGGAAGAAAAGGCGCCGCCTCCATCAATCAAGTCAAAGTAG
- a CDS encoding sigma-70 family RNA polymerase sigma factor translates to MRTDDRSLLSQYAQRRSDEAFATLVNRHLNLVYSVALRQVRSPQLAQEVAQSVFTDLARNAGALKPDTVLTAWLYRVAYRTAIDIVRHESRRHAREQIAMDMAAMSTASSEWTRIEPLLDEAMEALDESDRTAILLRYFDNKSLREIGDTLGISEDAAQKRVGRALDRLRELFSKRGAVVGAAGLGVVISAHAVQAAPVGLAATISAAATVAGTTAVAITTTTITKAITMTLLQKTIVAAAIAAGVGSGIYEAHRASALGDQVQTLQEQQALLTGQIQQLQSEREDASNRVARLTGENATLKNDSAELAKLREDLAQKEAASAANTNKGTMQVTAQAWLDRVAWLKERMEKTPDAKIPELQLVTEQDWLNAAKGELNTDVDYRRALSAIRAAGEGKVATMLRKALTGYMQANNKQVPTDLGQLQSYFETPVDDAILQRWEIAPAKTVPNLIMGGDTIITQKAPVDDVFDTRFGIGPDGGIGSTEFLYSEIKETMMPVWEAYRAAHNGEWSRDTSQLEPYLTTPEQRAAFDKLMLRNSTSK, encoded by the coding sequence ATGAGAACGGATGATCGGAGTTTGTTGTCCCAGTACGCCCAGCGGCGCTCCGACGAGGCGTTTGCGACGCTGGTCAATCGTCATCTGAATTTGGTGTATTCGGTGGCCCTGCGGCAGGTGCGTTCGCCACAGCTCGCGCAGGAAGTGGCGCAATCCGTTTTCACCGACCTGGCGCGGAACGCCGGCGCTCTGAAGCCTGACACGGTCCTGACGGCCTGGTTGTATCGCGTGGCATACCGGACGGCGATCGATATCGTGCGCCACGAATCCCGTCGCCACGCTCGGGAACAAATCGCGATGGATATGGCTGCCATGAGTACCGCTTCTTCGGAATGGACGCGCATCGAACCTTTGCTGGACGAGGCGATGGAGGCCCTCGATGAATCCGATCGAACGGCCATACTGCTGCGTTACTTCGACAACAAGAGCCTGCGTGAAATCGGAGACACGCTGGGGATTTCCGAAGATGCCGCGCAAAAACGTGTGGGTCGGGCGCTCGACCGACTGCGCGAATTATTCTCCAAACGCGGCGCCGTGGTCGGGGCAGCCGGACTAGGGGTTGTCATCTCGGCCCATGCCGTCCAGGCCGCGCCGGTCGGATTGGCGGCGACGATTTCAGCGGCGGCCACAGTAGCTGGAACCACCGCAGTCGCCATCACAACCACAACTATTACCAAGGCCATCACCATGACGCTCCTGCAAAAAACCATCGTTGCCGCCGCCATTGCCGCCGGCGTTGGCTCCGGAATCTATGAAGCACACCGGGCCTCCGCGTTGGGCGACCAGGTGCAGACGCTCCAGGAACAGCAAGCGCTACTGACCGGGCAGATTCAACAGTTGCAGAGCGAGCGGGAGGACGCGTCGAATCGGGTGGCCCGTCTGACCGGCGAGAATGCGACGTTGAAGAATGATTCCGCCGAACTAGCCAAACTGCGCGAGGACCTGGCGCAGAAGGAGGCCGCCAGCGCTGCGAACACGAATAAGGGAACAATGCAAGTGACGGCACAGGCCTGGCTGGACCGTGTTGCCTGGCTCAAGGAGCGGATGGAGAAAACGCCGGACGCAAAGATTCCCGAGCTTCAGCTCGTGACCGAACAGGATTGGCTAAACGCCGCCAAGGGAGAACTCAATACGGACGTAGACTATCGCCGCGCATTGAGCGCGATCCGCGCCGCTGGTGAGGGGAAGGTTGCGACGATGTTGCGGAAGGCGCTTACCGGGTACATGCAAGCGAACAACAAGCAAGTCCCGACGGACCTCGGTCAATTGCAATCTTACTTTGAAACGCCGGTGGATGATGCCATCTTGCAACGATGGGAAATCGCCCCGGCAAAGACAGTACCCAATCTAATCATGGGGGGAGATACGATCATCACGCAGAAGGCGCCGGTCGATGATGTATTCGACACGCGTTTCGGGATCGGACCGGACGGCGGTATCGGCAGCACGGAATTCCTCTATTCGGAGATCAAAGAAACCATGATGCCAGTGTGGGAAGCGTATCGGGCTGCCCATAACGGAGAATGGTCAAGAGATACGTCCCAGTTGGAGCCCTACCTCACCACGCCCGAACAACGGGCCGCGTTCGACAAGCTGATGCTTCGCAATTCCACTTCGAAGTGA
- the pulA gene encoding type I pullulanase has product MFRNHPVLRYGCSKAIFVALVFGNVFAFGARLCAENAAKYLPPPQPQGGVVTTVVVTPPPPGNVGRKIFAGLKRDGRIVARGQAVVPASGYAMVNIEAMEATQTLRDGEYELWLTINRDELESCYPSYGDLFVSEKWNMREALGDPSVWKERKVIYLGDSVALWLSDPSVWKERKLSKRENLITVHYHRYDEDYDNVGVWTWDAHDKRTPDQNEIFEVGRDDYGPVLQFDRGDYGEKGDSDKIGVLARMAGDWNRKDGDDKFWNPGMGGDIYLVGGENRAWAQRPDISPRLVSASIDAPDRIVIGMSRRVSQSDVTPDKITITDDQKEKQASAATRLLSHDGKPTANDVELTISAPLDVVRRAYEVKVEGFGGSVRALPRAILADTNLFYDGAAVLGATYTHEATTFRVFAPTARAMQVVIYDQATGDKGRASHVMHAMGKGIWEGKVAGDLEGKFYLYNPEGDGFTPGREVLDIYAINAVNSSQRARITDLSKTNPPGWEKAKAGPAFDSPVDMVVYEMHVRDFTIAETSGVKHKGKYLGFTEAGTHLPGDAAIKTGLDSLTELGVTHVQLLPVQDFENDEAGTNYNWGYVTSAYNTPEGWYATGINDDSRIRELKRLIAALHGRGIGVILDVVYNHTANSTSFNALVPRYYYRYMADGRLYNSSGCGNDFRSEAPMARKYILDTLKYWTREYGVDGYRFDIMSLIDLDTMKEVERELRAINPRIVLYGEAWGGQNLPPGLKSTDKENVRGTHLGGFNDNVRDAFIGSQFDKNKRAFVEDGSGIEMVKHGIEGNWRDWAPTPAQAINFLSCHDNLVIWDKLKISKPAATEAEMKEMMKLGYLMLLTSQGVPFLHGGEEFARTKFGNDNSYNASDSINEVDWSLKKKNYDLFTYTRDLIALRKAHPVFRLRAKEQIAAWLRFHDTNVPGTVMFTLDPGSVPGETWKHVCVIANSADATSSDFTLPAGQWHVALDASGAVKDERVVEGTVNVRYKSGMILYQR; this is encoded by the coding sequence ATGTTCAGAAACCATCCAGTACTGAGGTACGGTTGTAGTAAAGCGATTTTTGTAGCGCTGGTGTTTGGGAATGTATTCGCATTCGGTGCGCGCCTTTGCGCAGAGAATGCGGCGAAGTATTTGCCGCCGCCGCAGCCGCAGGGCGGGGTGGTGACGACCGTCGTAGTCACGCCGCCGCCGCCGGGTAATGTGGGGCGGAAGATATTCGCGGGGCTGAAGCGTGACGGGCGGATTGTGGCGCGCGGTCAGGCGGTGGTGCCGGCAAGTGGATATGCGATGGTAAACATCGAGGCCATGGAAGCGACGCAGACCCTGCGGGATGGTGAGTACGAACTCTGGCTGACGATCAACCGGGACGAGTTGGAGTCCTGCTACCCGAGCTACGGCGATTTGTTCGTGAGCGAGAAGTGGAACATGCGGGAGGCGTTGGGCGATCCCTCGGTGTGGAAGGAACGCAAAGTTATTTATCTTGGTGATTCGGTGGCGCTTTGGTTGTCCGACCCGTCGGTGTGGAAGGAACGGAAACTTTCGAAACGCGAGAACCTCATCACGGTCCATTATCATCGGTACGACGAAGATTATGACAACGTGGGCGTCTGGACGTGGGACGCGCACGATAAGCGGACGCCCGACCAGAACGAGATTTTCGAAGTGGGTCGCGACGATTATGGGCCGGTCCTGCAATTCGACCGCGGCGATTACGGCGAGAAAGGCGACTCAGATAAAATCGGCGTGCTTGCGCGCATGGCCGGTGATTGGAACCGCAAGGATGGCGACGACAAATTCTGGAATCCGGGGATGGGCGGGGACATTTACCTCGTCGGCGGCGAGAACCGCGCGTGGGCACAGCGGCCGGATATCAGTCCACGGCTGGTCAGCGCATCGATCGACGCGCCAGATCGGATCGTCATAGGGATGTCACGGCGGGTGAGCCAGAGCGACGTGACGCCGGACAAGATCACCATCACCGACGATCAGAAGGAAAAACAAGCTTCCGCAGCGACGCGCCTACTTTCTCACGACGGGAAGCCGACGGCGAACGACGTCGAGTTGACCATCAGCGCGCCGCTGGATGTTGTGCGACGCGCTTACGAGGTGAAGGTGGAGGGTTTCGGCGGGAGCGTTCGCGCGCTGCCGCGAGCCATTCTGGCGGACACAAATCTGTTTTATGACGGCGCGGCCGTGCTCGGGGCGACGTACACACATGAGGCCACGACGTTTCGCGTTTTTGCGCCGACAGCGCGCGCGATGCAGGTGGTGATTTACGATCAGGCGACGGGCGACAAGGGCCGCGCGTCCCACGTGATGCACGCGATGGGCAAAGGCATCTGGGAGGGGAAGGTGGCGGGCGATCTTGAGGGGAAGTTCTATCTCTACAACCCCGAGGGCGACGGTTTTACGCCGGGTCGGGAGGTGCTCGACATTTATGCGATCAATGCCGTCAACAGCAGCCAGCGCGCGCGGATCACGGATCTGTCGAAGACGAATCCGCCGGGGTGGGAGAAAGCGAAAGCGGGACCGGCGTTCGATTCGCCGGTGGACATGGTGGTGTATGAGATGCACGTGCGCGATTTCACCATCGCAGAGACTTCGGGCGTGAAACACAAGGGGAAGTATCTCGGTTTCACTGAGGCGGGCACGCATCTGCCGGGGGACGCGGCGATCAAGACGGGGTTGGACAGTCTCACGGAATTGGGAGTGACGCACGTACAGCTGCTGCCGGTGCAGGATTTCGAGAACGACGAGGCGGGCACGAACTATAATTGGGGCTATGTGACCAGCGCCTACAACACGCCGGAAGGCTGGTACGCGACTGGCATCAACGACGACAGCCGTATCCGCGAATTGAAACGACTCATTGCGGCGCTGCACGGGCGTGGCATCGGCGTGATTTTGGACGTGGTCTACAACCACACGGCGAACTCGACGTCGTTCAATGCGCTCGTTCCGCGCTATTACTACCGCTACATGGCCGACGGCCGGCTCTATAACAGTTCGGGTTGCGGCAACGATTTTCGCAGCGAAGCACCGATGGCCCGCAAATACATCCTCGACACGCTGAAGTACTGGACGCGGGAATATGGTGTTGATGGGTACCGATTCGACATCATGTCGTTGATCGACCTCGACACAATGAAGGAGGTTGAACGGGAACTCCGCGCGATCAACCCGCGCATCGTCCTCTACGGCGAAGCGTGGGGAGGCCAGAACCTGCCGCCCGGGCTGAAATCGACGGACAAAGAGAACGTGCGCGGTACACACCTCGGCGGGTTCAATGACAACGTCCGCGATGCGTTCATTGGTTCTCAATTCGACAAGAACAAGCGCGCTTTCGTCGAGGATGGTTCTGGGATTGAGATGGTGAAGCACGGGATCGAGGGGAACTGGCGCGACTGGGCGCCCACGCCCGCGCAGGCCATCAATTTTCTCAGTTGCCACGACAACCTGGTCATCTGGGACAAGCTCAAGATCTCAAAGCCTGCCGCTACCGAGGCCGAGATGAAGGAGATGATGAAGTTGGGTTATTTGATGCTGCTCACGTCGCAGGGAGTGCCGTTTCTACACGGCGGTGAGGAATTTGCCCGCACGAAATTTGGCAACGACAACAGTTACAACGCGTCCGATAGCATCAATGAGGTGGATTGGTCGCTGAAGAAAAAGAACTACGATCTGTTCACCTACACGCGCGACTTGATTGCGTTGCGCAAGGCGCATCCGGTTTTTCGGCTCCGCGCCAAGGAACAGATCGCGGCGTGGCTGAGGTTCCATGATACGAATGTTCCCGGGACGGTGATGTTCACTCTTGATCCGGGTAGCGTGCCGGGCGAGACGTGGAAACACGTCTGTGTGATTGCGAATAGCGCCGACGCGACCAGCTCTGATTTTACGCTCCCCGCTGGTCAGTGGCACGTGGCCCTCGACGCCAGTGGCGCGGTCAAGGATGAGCGTGTTGTGGAAGGCACCGTTAATGTGCGGTACAAGTCGGGGATGATTTTGTATCAGCGGTAA